From Nitrospirota bacterium, the proteins below share one genomic window:
- a CDS encoding DUF4418 family protein, which produces MVVVITALVCGILFLLVPRYVLPACEYAGYSRMHCSDTAQAEQVIGAVLVVVSAITFFVKSTSMPLVGAIISTIVFGIAFWLPDKFGYCLSPRMPCNYGMVPAVRFLSIIGILTMIGVVFSIARSSLKKGSS; this is translated from the coding sequence ATGGTGGTCGTGATAACGGCGCTTGTCTGCGGGATACTCTTTCTCCTGGTCCCGAGATATGTCCTTCCTGCCTGTGAATATGCCGGCTACTCCCGGATGCATTGTTCCGATACGGCGCAGGCGGAACAGGTCATCGGCGCTGTGCTGGTAGTGGTCTCCGCCATTACCTTCTTTGTGAAATCGACATCGATGCCGCTTGTCGGCGCCATTATTTCGACAATCGTGTTCGGTATTGCCTTCTGGCTTCCCGATAAATTCGGTTATTGCCTGAGCCCGAGAATGCCTTGTAATTACGGTATGGTGCCTGCTGTCAGGTTTCTCTCCATTATCGGCATCCTTACCATGATCGGAGTTGTTTTCAGCATTGCCAGGTCCTCTCTAAAGAAAGGAAGTTCATGA
- a CDS encoding nitrous oxide reductase accessory protein NosL, whose protein sequence is MKKRLPIIGIAIALIVISLSSVHARETRCTECGMMVMMDSKFASKITRGDAPFYFCDIGDLFTYLKKKNVQDARIEVKDYTSGEWIDARKAFYVKSAEKFNTPMGWGIAAFKDKNQAAQSGNVMDFESTAKVWK, encoded by the coding sequence GTGAAAAAAAGATTGCCGATCATAGGAATTGCCATAGCGCTCATCGTGATATCCCTGTCTTCCGTACACGCCAGGGAAACCAGGTGCACGGAATGCGGGATGATGGTCATGATGGATTCAAAATTTGCCTCAAAGATCACCCGGGGAGATGCACCCTTCTATTTCTGTGATATCGGGGACCTGTTCACCTATCTCAAGAAAAAGAACGTACAAGACGCCAGGATCGAGGTCAAGGATTACACGAGCGGCGAGTGGATCGATGCCCGGAAGGCATTCTATGTCAAATCAGCCGAGAAATTCAACACTCCCATGGGTTGGGGCATTGCGGCCTTTAAAGATAAGAACCAAGCAGCCCAATCAGGCAATGTCATGGACTTTGAGAGCACTGCAAAGGTCTGGAAGTGA
- a CDS encoding tetratricopeptide repeat protein: MRLLILVLMTSLLIMACSKEPEKTAEQEPVTERTLFEEVKTQTIKNPGDPEAWYHLADLYERSAMYREEADALHKVIAIDPQRGYASVKLGNTYNRLGQYQEAIKSYTRAITFFPKNPVLYNNLAISYGKVGRADDEIMTLQKAITLRPRYATARYNLGIALLKKGKRSEALIQYHEIDKFDAGVATALKKEIDKKEK, from the coding sequence ATGAGATTATTGATACTGGTGCTCATGACATCCCTGCTGATCATGGCGTGCAGCAAAGAACCTGAAAAAACCGCGGAACAAGAACCGGTCACGGAAAGAACCCTCTTTGAAGAGGTAAAGACACAGACGATCAAAAATCCCGGAGACCCCGAAGCTTGGTATCATCTCGCCGACCTCTATGAACGCTCCGCGATGTATCGCGAAGAAGCGGATGCCCTTCACAAGGTCATCGCCATCGACCCGCAGCGGGGATACGCCTCGGTGAAGCTTGGAAACACCTATAACAGGCTCGGACAGTATCAGGAGGCCATCAAGAGTTACACGAGAGCGATCACGTTCTTCCCTAAAAACCCGGTGTTGTATAACAACCTGGCAATATCGTACGGCAAGGTCGGAAGAGCGGACGACGAGATCATGACCCTTCAAAAGGCCATCACGCTGCGGCCGCGATACGCGACCGCCCGGTACAATCTCGGTATTGCACTGCTCAAAAAGGGAAAGCGTTCGGAAGCGCTCATCCAGTACCATGAGATTGACAAATTTGACGCGGGCGTTGCAACGGCGCTCAAAAAAGAAATCGACAAAAAGGAGAAATAA